The genomic window AGGAATGGCTTTCAAGGCAACAGAGAATTCTTAGTTGAAGTTTTGATGCTTAGCCTTCTGCACCATCCGAATTTGGTCAATCTCATCGGATACTGCGCAGATGGTGATCAAAGAGTCCTGGTATATGAGTACATGCCGCGGGGCTCATTGGAAGACCATTTGATCGGTAAGGAACTTGAATGCGGAAAATGTTCTCTATGGTTCGGAAAGGCCGTTGTCATCGAATCAGTTAATGTCGTTGTCAACTTCCCAAAGATTCGTAGATTCGCTTTAGCTTTCAATCGATTCGTTATTAGGCATTCAACTTGACAAAAAGGCTAAATTGCAGGATACCCTGCATAGAGATTGCTCGCAGGTCGCCTTGTATCACTTTGCTCATTGTTAATGGCGTGAGATTTTACGAGCGCAATTTGAAAATCACGAAATCCTGCATCGTGCTTGCTGTTGACCTAATCAATGAtgcttattttctttcttctttttgcaGATCTCTCGCCCGATCAAAAACCTTTAAACTGGTTCACCAGAATGAAAATAGCTTATGGTGCTGCTCAGGGCCTCGAGTATTTGCACGATAAGGCCAACCCGCCAGTTATATACCGCGATTTAAAATCTTCCAATATTCTACTCGATGAGGAATTCAATCCCAAGCTCTCGGACTTTGGGCTCGCGAAGCTCGGCCCCATGGGTGACAAGCTGCACGTCTCGTCGAGGGTTATGGGGACTTATGGCTATTGCGCACCTGAGTATGCGAGAACAGGCCATCTGACCGTGAAGTCAGATGTGTACAGTTTTGGAGTGGTTCTTCTCGAGCTTATCACGGGGAGAAGAGCAATCGACACTACAAAGCAAACTCATGAGCAAAATCTTGTCACTTGGGTATGCATCATGAACTCTTGAGCCTTGCGAATTTCACCACCTAGTTATGAGTTTGAATCCCTACTGATCTTGAATATTGTTGTGTCAACTTATAAATCTCTGCATTCTTCTTGGCATTTTAGGATCACTTTGGACCATCACAGTCTTATTTCTGTTCCTTGAACTCGCTTCAATTTCATAAACTATTGCTGCTCAAATTTAGTTCCTCGTATAATATCTACTTATTGGTAGAGtcctttttgttttaatttttataggcAATGCCCATGTTCAAAGACCAGAAAAGATTCCCTGAGTTAGTCGATCCCCTTCTTGAAGAAGACTACCCGCCGAAAGCCCTAAATCAAGCGGTTGCAGTTGCTGCAATGTGCCTTCAAGAAGAGGCTTCGGTGCGGCCGTTGATGGCCGACGTTGTCATGACCCTAAGCTTCCTCACAACTCCTCCACCTGAAGGAAGCCCAGCTCACGCTCCAGGCGTCGTGCCACCGGAAAATGGTAGAGAAGTCGATCAAGCCCAGTCAGACCACGAAGAGCATGAAGAGAGTGATGAAGAAGAAAGTGAGGATGGGGATGAAGGATACATTCAGCTGGGCTCTTCGAACTCGAGACACCAACAAGAATCCTAATACGAAACGAGGGGTCGTGATACTAACAGAGGAGGAATTGAACCTAATCATTCTTTCACAAAGGTAGGCTTCACTAGGTTCAATAGACCTAATCTTTTAATGGTATTTTCTGCTCTGCCTATATCACCTCCCCAAAAAGAAATGGCCTGTTAATATTGAGAACATTGGGATTGGTTGGTTCATTAGCTTGGTTATTTCCCGAAGTTTGATTCAAGTTGGATGTGGACTTCTGATTGTTATTGTCAGGGCTGAGATCAGAAGCATGTCAAATTTGGGATTCAAATTATCTGATGGAAAGgacctttttccttctttttgcaTGTTAATGGCATAATTCATGTCAAATGTTGTATAATTATGCACGATGAGATAAAATTTGAATGCCGCGCATTCACTCGGTTACTCGGAGTTGTACTATAAAGAATACAAAATGTTATTTATGTGAGTTTAAAAGGGCAATGTGGTGTATACAGAAAACAAATCAGATAATTATTTTGTGATACTTTTGTGTGTGAATACATATTGTAATTTAATCGTTTCATCTTGGCATTATTTTATGTGACAGAAATCAACTTCTCTTAAACTTGCAAATATCAGCTTTCTACAAATGCAGTTCTTATTTGGAAAAATTCTCTTACTTATGTAGATAGTGAGTGTTATTTTGCATCCTACTGaatttttttgttgaatttctgaGTTTTAGTGTTTTACATGGCAGTGTGAGCAGTAGATCAAAGGCTCCCTCTCTAATTGCAGAccattaaaatgaaaatttttaggTATACCACTCATTAAATATGGGAGCTTATAACATTCGACGAACTATTATCACATATTACATAAGACTGGAGTTCCTGTTTTTCAAGATCCATTTTTTGGTACTATCTTCCAATGAGGTTTCTCTTGATCTGAAAGGATTTTATAGGATTTCATTCACAGGTAAAGAGTGTACTAACAGATGAGATTTGAAGCGTCGACATCACTTTTTATTTGGATCAAAGAAATACATAATTCTAATTTCTTACAGTGATATATATAGCTTCACATACTACCTTACATGTTGTGCTCAATGGAAGACGAAAGATTAAGCattccaacttttttttatatatatataggtttaaCAATGATATTATCTATCACTTCAGTGTAGGTGGAAGGTACTTTCACTCCTGGCAATGTGACCCTGAATATAAAGCCGGGGCATAATTcgtcaaaggaaaaaaaaaaaaagaaagaaaaaaacacacTCAACAGAAGTCGGCAGCTCAAGCTGTTCTCTCCAACGATTGATACATCTTAATTTGGGGAAATGCAGCTGTTTTGTCGCCGACTTCTGAAACTGATCGACGCTAAGTAACCAGTTTCGTCGCCGACTTCAATCACATCACTACACagcgggctttttttttttgcattttggctcctcaaaattttttttttacaaagaatcctattaaatttataattacaattttggcTCTATTTCCATCACGTAGGCACCACATCAGTACCACGCAAGCTGGCTAGGGAGGAgcgttaagttgaacacggtgaatagttcaccatATTCCATACTTATATTTTCCTTATtcaaaacttatattttttcgtaatacatatatttttattagacatggtgaatgattcaccgtgttcaacaaATTCCACCTTTTCCATCCCTGCTcacgtggcgctgatgtggtaCCTGCGTGGTAGAGATAGcgtcaaaattataattacaaatttgattgggctatttataaaaataatttttgtacgggaccaaatacaaaaaaagcccCTACACAGCAAATGTAGGAACTGATTAGTAATATCCAAAGATTGCTGTCACTAGCATGCAAAATAACCTTCCTTGCCACACTCTCAGGAGTAGTTTGGTTCCGACACATTTTTGCACCTCGAGCGTTCGACACCTCCGATTCCTCCTCTCCGAGATCTCTCTCGTCCCCTCAATTCCACTTGTCCTCTCGAATCCACTTTATATCTCAGGTAAGTTATCTTCTCTTCTCTCCGATCCTTTTCGATCGATCTCTATCTTTTTGAGTTCCTTAAATTCGAGCATTCGATCTATTCGTATCAGTTTCCTCACTAAAACTGCGGTTAATTCCACGAATAGAGCTCCAGAACCTGGAATTCGATGCGAAAAGCAGAAGAATCGGTAGTAGAATCTAATTATTCCTGTAGATCTATAA from Ananas comosus cultivar F153 linkage group 23, ASM154086v1, whole genome shotgun sequence includes these protein-coding regions:
- the LOC109727906 gene encoding probable serine/threonine-protein kinase PBL25; the encoded protein is MSCFPCFSSGEKKAKKNAAAAAENDSAPPAPVRHAEVTAKTDNNAEKSPGETAATQKEAGNGNIAAQTFTFRELAAATKNFRPDCLLGEGGFGRVYKGCLEKTGQVVAVKQLDRNGFQGNREFLVEVLMLSLLHHPNLVNLIGYCADGDQRVLVYEYMPRGSLEDHLIDLSPDQKPLNWFTRMKIAYGAAQGLEYLHDKANPPVIYRDLKSSNILLDEEFNPKLSDFGLAKLGPMGDKLHVSSRVMGTYGYCAPEYARTGHLTVKSDVYSFGVVLLELITGRRAIDTTKQTHEQNLVTWAMPMFKDQKRFPELVDPLLEEDYPPKALNQAVAVAAMCLQEEASVRPLMADVVMTLSFLTTPPPEGSPAHAPGVVPPENGREVDQAQSDHEEHEESDEEESEDGDEGYIQLGSSNSRHQQES